The following coding sequences lie in one Arachis stenosperma cultivar V10309 chromosome 5, arast.V10309.gnm1.PFL2, whole genome shotgun sequence genomic window:
- the LOC130979066 gene encoding glycine-rich protein A3-like: protein MGGGKEHDEKGLFSHLAQGAASSYAHSHGHHGGYPPPPGYGAYPPGQHGYPPAHGYPPAGYPPPGGYPAPGGYPPAGYPNPHGHSHHSGSGMGGLLAGGAAAAAAAYGAHHLSHGHHSGHMGYMGHMGHMGHGKFKHGKFKHGKFGKHGKYKRGKFGKMFKKWK from the exons ATGGGAGGTGGAAAGGAGCATGATGAGAAAGGGTTGTTTTCACACCTTGCTCAAGGGGCAGCATCAAGTTATGCTCACTCACATGGACATCATGGAGGATACCCTCCCCCTCCTGGATATGGTGCCTACCCTCCAGGACAACACGGTTACCCTCCCGCCCACGGTTACCCCCCTGCCGGTTACCCTCCTCCCGGTGGCTATCCTGCTCCTGGTGGTTATCCACCAGCTGGTTATCCTAATCCGCATG GGCATAGTCACCACAGCGGCAGCGGGATGGGAGGATTGCTTGCTGGAGGTGCTGCCGCTGCGGCTGCCGCATATGGCGCCCACCATCTTTCTCACGGCCACCATAGCGGACACATGGGCTACATGGGCCACATGGGACACATGGGACATGGGAAATTCAAGCATGGCAAGTTCAAGCATGGAAAGTTCGGCAAGCATGGGAAATATAAGCGTGGCAAGTTTGGTAAAATGTTCAAGAAGTGGAAGTAG